The following is a genomic window from Perognathus longimembris pacificus isolate PPM17 chromosome 20, ASM2315922v1, whole genome shotgun sequence.
GCTGAGACAAGAAGATgatgagttccagaccagcctgggagacaaaagagaaagaattgaATATGGTCAAGTGTATAACAAAGTCAGTTTTTAAAAGGCAGTCCTTGTTcttaagaattacattttctccagAGAGGTATGAAAATAATTCTAAGCTGTGTCTATACTTTTAAGTTTTCTCATGAAACAAATACTTTAGCCATCACACAGAATACTTCCTCACTAGACCTTGACACTGGAGGGAGAGATGAGTAAGTAGTTAGTAAAGCATTAAGCATTAAAGAAAATTACAGGATTATTACTTAGAATACAACTGGTGAGGTGAGATCTGTGCTTCTAACTTGTGCAAAGTGTGACTGTGTGAGCAAGGTAACTCCTGCAGCTGTGAGTGAAAGTGAGGGACACAAACAGTCCTGAAAAGGTTTAGAATGCTGTGTAGCTGTCTGTCACATGATGAGAGCGAATATACTCGTATCTGCTGAACTTGGCAATAACTCGCAGCCGTTAGGAGAGCAGCACAATAAGAAAGCTGCCAGGTGCCCTAGTCCCGAGCCAGGCAGGTACATGGCCGTATCCTTGAGGCGTGCGGGCCCATGGTGAGAAATGTCTGCCAGTGATTGTGTGCCCTTCCTCTTTTACAGGTGTGCCCTTGTCCACTCAGTGGGGACCCCAAGGCTACTTTTACCCCATCCAGATCGCTCAGTATGGGCTGAGCCATTACAGCAAGAACCTGACAGAGAAGCCGCCTCACATAGAGGTGTACGAGACAGCTGAAGAGGAGGACAGAAATGGCAAACCCAGTGCCTGGGCAGTGCCCAAGGGCTGCTTTATGGCCAGCGTGGCTGACAAATCTAGATTCACCAATGTGAAACAGTTTATTGCCCCAGGTAAGCTGTGTGCTGTCCGTGCTGCTACTGTTCTGTTGACATTCTCTTAAAATTTTCAAATCATTCTTAAAAACATGTTGGCAGACTGTGGTGTCATCCAAGTGAAACCCCTACAGATGGAACGGCTAGAGGAAAAGCAACAAGATTATAATGAGAAGTTCTATGTAGTGTGAAGAGCTGAGGTCTGCACTCCTCCAGGGAGCTCCCCGGTTCTGCAGCCCACAGAAATGGAGTCCCTGGTCTTTTCCTTTGTTTGggttttcctttgctttgtgaTGCTGAGACTCAAATGCTGggctttgggcatgctaggcaaacactccaccactgagctacatacccaAGCCCCCTTAGTTTATTGTAATGTAGTGTAGtttaatgttttgtttgtttgtttttgttagttgtggggtttgaactctgggcctgggtgctgtccctgaggtcttaaaagagctcaaggctgggctgggaatatggcctagtggcaacagtgcttgcctcgtatacctgaagccctgggttcgattccccagcaccacatatatagaaaacggccagatgtggcgctgtggctcaagtggtagagtgctagccttgagcaaaaagaagtcagggacagtgctcaggccctgagtccaagcccaggactggccaaaacaaaacaaaacaaaaaaagagctcaaggctagcactctaccatttgagccacagtgccacttctggttttctagtggttaattggagataagagtctcatggactttcctgccctgtctggctttgaaccatgaccctcagatctcagcctcctgagtagctaggattacaggcttgagtcacgtGCATTTGGCGTAGTTATTCTGCAGTAATATAGAAGGAACTTTTATAGAAAGAGCCACcctttcctttatgttttttttgccaatagctttttattttttcaacaaaAGTAGCATTACCAATGAGGCCTACTTCCATATTTGAATTTTGTTAATGTACTAAATTCTCTCAAACTTCATATAAAATCATTTTCgttaataaaatcatttaaaaatcaacttaACCTTATGCATCATCTCCCCTTTTACTGACACTCTCATTAATTAGGatataatgtatttttcttcACTGATCAATATCTGCAAGAATAATGAGTCCATTATTTAAAGAGACAATGAAATCATCCTAGTTAGCACATCAGGATTAATTCACTACAGAGATATTGTCAAGATCAGAACCTATTCCCCTTCCACCATCCTTGGAGTTGGTAAATACAAATGAGTGGAAAGATTATAAGCCCTCTTCTGTGTTCTCCTCTCATCCTTTATTGATGACTAGGGAATTCACATACCTTAAAGCCACAGCACAAACCTCTTTCTAGGTGGCCTTAAGTCATGGATGGTGCAGGATAACCCTGGCTTTTCATTCTGGGAGGTAGAACTTTCCTCCATGACATTCTGTGAGAGTCCAAGACATAGAGAATCTTTTCTTAGTGTACAAGGCACAGGGAGACTGTGATATTTAAGAAGCTATTGCAGCAGGAAATTATAATATGAAGCCAAAGAACATTTGGCTTTGGGTACCCCCTAGGAGCTGTGTAAGTGAGGATAGAAAACAGCTGCTTCATCCTGAGCTCCTGGATTGCGTGGGAGGTTATTTAGAGCTGTCATGTAAATGGCCCTAGTTGAAGCAAGTGCTTTCATTGTGTACTTCCACATCCTACCTTCGGGCTTCCCTTGGGCCTCTGTTCCATGGCCCATAGCTGGAGGTAAAATGCCTTCCTACAGTGGCGGTGGCGTAAGTCAGTGGGAGAAAACTCTGTTGGTCATAACCACACTGCCATGGGAAACTGGCTCAGTGTTGACATCCCGTTCCTGGGCGCTGGCTAGGGAGGTGTAGGTAGGTGTTTGGGCATTCTAGAGGTGTCCATATTTGTTACTCAGagcaggagagaggggaaaaggaagacggaggagaggagagggggaagatgaGAATGGGAAGCTGTCTCATTGGACACAGGTGTAGGACACATGAGGCTGTTTAGAAGACAGACTTCATGGAGGCATTTCAGTACCCAGCATTGCAGGCTCGGGCTGGAGGCTTTTGACCTTTCACTTTTTTCTCTtggccttgaatttttttttttcctgaaagagaataaaatcgtctagagtaaaaaaaaaaagaaagaaagaaagaaaagaaaaaataaagataaagtaTAAGCCAGATGTAtccccctgtaatcccagcccttgggaggtgGTGGCAGGAAAGAGTTCCAGAACATCAAGTAcgtagtgagatcctgtctcaaaaaaacccaaaacaaaacaaactgaggGTGTATTTTTATGAGCCTGCAgcatatttttattgctttatttgctgggtattttccaattttaaaacTGAGTGAACTGGAAGTATATGCATGTCATACTTTAAAGTACAAAGGGCCGTCTGTCACTTCTGTGACAGGGCATGGCAGTGCCCCCTGCCTCTGGCCCTTCCTCCTCAGGGCTGTGACCCCCAACCCCCTGCCTTATCAAGGTCTGGAGCACCGCCTCCTCCCTGTTGGCCTAGTGAAGCTGGTGATGAAGTGAAGAATGACGGAAGTGAAGAGTAATGGTAGATTGTCACGCTCTGTGACTCAGGAACCCCTCTGCTGGTGGAAATGCTCCATTTTGACACTTCATTCAGTGAATTATTTGGACATAACAAGTGCTTCTTTAAATTGTGTCATTTAGGACAAAATTCTTGGAGCAAGTGATTTCTTCAACTTTCCTGTCATTTGGACTTACTAAGATGGGTCGTTGTTCATTATGAAGGATCCTTTCCATGAGAATGAAAAGTAAACAGCACTCAGGGTAGTCTGATTTGCTGAGGGTCATGTCAACTTGAGCAATTCCTTAAATCAGTTCAGAATCGTTCTATGTTTCAGGGTTACAGTACTGAGCTTCAAATCCCATTCACTGCAGAAACAGAAAGTACTAGTTAAGTGAGAATAAAGGCCTCTCAAAGCATGATAGAACAGGCAAGGtcgggctgggaaaatggccagaagtggcgctgtggctcaagtggcagagtgctagccttgagcaaaaagaagccagggacagtgctcaggctctgagtccaaggcccaggactggcaaaaaaaaaaggcaaggccaTCGCTGCTCATGGCCCTGATATAGCTTCCACGGTGGCTGTTCCACCACATGAAGCAACCGAGAGCATGTGCTGCAGAATCGGCAGTGCTGGACTCCGCTGTGAGGGTTACATGATAGCCCAGTGTGCTCACACGCCACACTGAGAATGGCCTGCCAAGTTCCCGCTTCTAACCTGCGTTCTTGGGGACACACCAAAGGGTTCTTCAGGAGAACCCTGGCCGTGTTCTGACCTTCTGGGACTTAGAGCAGTAGCCCTTGCTATGAGGGTGTTGTTTCTCATAGCACTTTTCTGTCCCACAGTCTTTGAACCTGGGTCCTGGAGACCTGGAGTGTACTCTGCCACCAGTTAGCTCTTGGCCTTGGGAAAGCCTGTGTGCTTTGATCTCTCCTATAGGACATCGTAATTCCTACTTTGCTGTCCTAGATAATTGTAGGGGTCGAATGAGATAATCAGTCTATGTGATGTGTTTTGGAAATAAAAGACCAAGATactcatatttccatgtaatatttcaAAATTTGTGCTCCCTATTCTTTATTCTTGTTGCTGCTTTGgggccctggctttgaactcatgtcctCCCTCACACTTGTTACACAAGCATTCTGAGCCATgctccaaccctttttgctttagtttttaggtagggtctcatgcttttgctcaaggatggctttGGACCACAGCCCTCCTACCTctccctcttgagtagctggcattagaGACATGTATCACTGTGTCCAGCTGCATTTGGttttaatgtgtgtgtttcttccCTTGGTAGATGAAACAATCCGGGCTCGGAGTCTTCTGCCGTCACCGTGCTGTAACTGTCCAAGAGaaattcctatttttaatttgagGATAAAATAGCTTTTGCTACTTTTTTAGCATGTGCTAATTAATTAGTGCTATGAAGCATTATCATTTATTACTATGTTCCAAGCcattgtctttttaaagaatcCTCACAATTACCCTGCAAAGTAATCTATCTCTGCTTAACATGTTAAGAGACTGAGACTCGCCATCTGTTTTGCCTTTCCATAGCTAATGGTGTTCATTCAGTCTAAAGTTTTAAACTTCAAGCCCTATGCTTTCCCCATCACCTTTTCTTCTTGTACATGAGCCCACCATATAACTTCCAGTAATTTCATTCACAGTAAACTTTCCATAAGTACAGGTACTGCAGAGCCAGGCTCCTTACCCCGGCCTTGGTGTGCacaaacacacttttttttttttttttttttttggccagtcctaggccgtgaactcagggcctgagcactgtccctggcttcttcccgctcaaggctagcactctgccacttgagccacagcgccacttctggccattttctgtatatgtgatgctgaggaatcgaacccagggcctcatgtatacgaggcaagcactcttgccactaggccatatccccagcctcataaACACACTTCTTGGAATTGAAGTATTAAGTGAGATAGAGAGCAATTGGAATGGAGTAACGTTAGCCATTAACTAGAAATTGGAAATTCCTTCTTTCTGGAACTTCTCTGGTCTCCAGTGCTATGAACTAGGCCAGCCTTTGTCTGCTTTTCTTCTTGTAGGAAGGCAACAGGGTCATTGGCGATTGGTTGGTTTGTATAAGCTCTAGAAAagtgcgtgtgcatgtgccagtactggggcttgagctcagcctgggtgtggtcccttagacttttcactcaaggctggtgctctactacttaagccataccacttctggctttggggtggttattcggagataagaatctcatggactttcctgcctaggctggctttgaaccataatcctcagacttCCTGAGGATCAAGGATCTTTCTCTTAAAAGATCCctttagtagctagaatttcaagcATGAGCCTTCATCACCTAgcttagaaaagaaaatttgatcAGCTGTGTTTTACACATTTCCTCTGAATCCTTTACTATGTGTCAGAACTTTACTATGGTTAACTTAGAACATAAAAATGCACACGAATCTGATACACAGAATTCTCAAGAGTTAATTTTTCATGGTCCATGATTGTCAAGGACACGCTGCAACTAAAGTCTGGAAGTACTTTCCCCTTATCAGTCCTGTTGGTATGTTCTCTTCTTTAGAAGCCAGTGATGGTGTGTCCTTACAGCTGGGAAACACAAAGGACTTTATAATTTCATTTGACCTCAAGTTCCTGACAAACGGGAGTGTGTCTGTGGTTCTAGAGACCACCGAGAAGGGCCAGCTTTTCACTGTCCATTACGTCTCAAACACCCAGCTCATTGCTTTTAAAGAAAGGGACATATACTACGGCATCGGGCCCAGAACTTCGTGGAGCACAGTCACCAGAGACCTAGTCACCGACCTCAGGAAAGGAGTGGGGCTCTCCAACACAAAAGCTGTCAAGCCAACCAAAATAATGCCCAGAAAGGTGGTGCGGTTGATTGCAAAGGGGAAGGGCTTTCTGGACAACATCACCATCTCCACCACGGCCCACATGGCTGCCTTCTTCGCCGCCAGTGACTGGCTAGTAAGGAACCAGGATGAGAAGGGTGGATGGCCCATCATGGTGACCCGCAAGCTAGGAGAAGGGTTTAAGTCTTTAGAGCCAGGGTGGTACTCTGCGATGGCACAGGGGCAAGCCATTTCTACACTCGTCAGGGCCTATCTGTTAACAAAAGACCAGGTATTCCTCAGTTCAGCTTTACGGGCTACGGCCCCTTACAAGTTCCCATCAGAGCAGCGTGGCGTCAAAGCCGTGTTCATGAACAAACACGACTGGTATGAGGAATACCCAACCACGCCCAGCTCCTTCGTCTTAAACGGCTTTATGTACTCCTTAATTGGGCTGTATGACCTGAAGGAGACTGCAGGGGACACGCTCGGGAAAGAAGCGGCGTCCTTGTATGAGCGTGGGATGGAGTCTCTGAAGGCCATGCTGCCCCTGTACGACACGGGCTCAGGGACCATCTACGACCTGCGGCACTTCATGCTGGGCGTCGCCCCCAACCTGGCCCGCTGGGACTACCACACCACCCACATCAACCAGCTGCAGCTGCTCAGTACCGTCGACGACGCCCCCGTCTTCAGGGAGTTTGCCCGGAGGTGGAAGAGCTACCTCAAAGGTGGCAGGGCCAAGCACAACTAGCACCCACAACCAAACCACAGCAGCCTCCGAGCCAGAAGCCACAGGCCGTGCACCCGGCGTGGGGAGCCCTGCTCCAGGCCGCATCCACGGGCACGTGGCGTGTAGAGCAGGAATGTCTAGCGTGCCTTGCTCATGGCAGGCTACAGACGATAAGCAGTGGTGAAGGGCCCCGCCAGCTGCCGGCACGCCCTCACCCCGTGCGGAGCGCCTTTCAGATgtgattatttatatttatattggaaGCAGACGTTTAAAAAATTATGTGCTGTAATACAGTGTGTACTTGTACCCTGGATAGTGGACTGTGCTCAACTTTTTAaaagctatttcttttctctAGACTCATTTCTGGGAGGTGAATGGTGGTTGTGGTTGTTCAATTTGATACATATGGAGACTCTTTTGCATTATGGTTTTCTTGACGTGTAAATCAAACACACCCAGTCTTCAGGCTTCACAGTATGTAAAGCACAACTAGAATGAAACTTACTGACCGCACAAGAAGTTACAGAAATGCTATCTGTTTATGAAACTTGATCTACAATCAGTAGAAGTGTGATAATCAACCTGTCCCTCCCGCCACCCCTGCGTGAtggtttctttgtatttccttttgaCTTCACTTGAGAGTTTTGTCTATTCCGGAGACATGATGTAGAATATTGACTACAAACCTAAATTTGGGAAGGATCTAGCAATTTTAGGACTACCCACCTCTTCTATTTTgatacccccacccccccccactgaAAAAAGGCCTGGGTTAAATGTGACATACATAAATCCCACTgggatccccccccccttccagggTCATTCTCCCTATCTAAGCCATTGGGGCTCTGTCACTGTTGTTCCTTGCAAACTTAGTTTTGAATTATTCCAGCTGTTTAGAAGAGGTGCTGCTGCTGTCGTCTGGGTCTGGTAAGGTCTTTGCTGAACCCCAGACAGATTTCCCACAGGGTTTCAAGCACCCAGTATCATACAGCCCGGAAACTCGAGCCCCATAGTAACACATGGAAACACACGCTAAAAGGCCTGGCAGACACAGTGCCGTTCACCTGTGACCTCACAAGAACCGGCGCCCTCCCTGCTGTTGTGCAGTGGAACATACATATCTGTGATAGGCACAAAATGTATGTGCCTCAAAGGGGGCAGAAACACGAAAATTCATCCCACACTGGAGACGATTTTAAGCTGGCAGAATAAAAAGAAGCTTTGGTTCCCAGTTTCTCTAACCCCAACTCTTGATTTTGCCTACAACAGACACTGGTGGGTGTTATACCTCTGTAGTTCTCATACATTCGATGTCTCATTTAAGAATTGAAACGTCAAATATGTTTTGTCTCAGTAATAAAGACGAGGACCTCCCCCACTTTTTAATGCCGACGTTTCGGATGAACGCCCTCCTTCTCCGTGTTTGCTGTTACGTAGCGGGGTCCGGgcttgtttgtgtttgcatgctGGTCTTCAGAGGAGGAGAGCTGGCGAGAACACTGTGGTCCTGCTCTGGGACACACCAGTGCCTTAATCCCACAGTCCTGAGCTGAAGAGGAAGCGCTGCTGCCGCTCTAACACTGCCCTCCACACTGCAGTGGCAGCCTGGCTTGTCTTCCGTCCCCCAGGGGCATTGTGGGTACTTGAGGACGTTCCGAATCGTGGAGATCCTGCAGATGTCCCCAAGTCGGCCTGTGCGGGGTGGTCACCTGTAGGTGAGCCGGGCCTCCAAGGAGGGTTGCCACCTGGGATCATCTGCATTTTCACCTTGACAACTGTGGAGCtgtctggggtttgaaatcatggGAAATGTTTACTTATTCTGAGTTTAGGAAGACTGGGGAGGGGACTTCTAAAGCTTTGTTTCTTCCAAGTTTTCTTTAAGACTATCGGTGTTGGTTTTGTTCACTTACCTTTGCTGTTAAATTGGTTGCCACTTTAGATGCTCAACCAGCCAAAACTTTCCAGACCAAGGTCGAGTTTGACCCTTTTGGAGTTCCTGTACGTAAGGCTTCAGCCAAGAAGCATCAGGGTCTGCCAGGGTGCAGAGGTGGCCACAGCCCCCGGCGGCGGGCGTCTTCTTGGCAGTGTGCACTTTCATGGGAGCTGCGGTCCCAGCATCCTCTCATTGTCTTTCTCCTCCACTGTACATGTGGGCTGTACACCATGTGTGAAATATGCAATAAATGTTTACATGACACCCTTCCCGAAGGGCAGTCCTGTGTAACGCTGTACAGACTTTGCGGTTGAAGCACAATGTGCACATGTTAGTTTTAT
Proteins encoded in this region:
- the Glce gene encoding D-glucuronyl C5-epimerase, with the protein product MRCLAARVNYKTLIIICALFTLVTVLLWNRCSSDYATSFPRHSSNGFRVDGLERRAVESESDQRVNRGGRQQSEEALLQEQQKAPPVAGGFHGSVGSKVLGLKYEEIDCLINDEHTIKGRREGNEVFLPFTWVEKYFDVYGKMVQHDGYDRFEFSHSYSKVYTQRAPYHPDGVFMSFEGYNVEVRDRVKCISGVEGVPLSTQWGPQGYFYPIQIAQYGLSHYSKNLTEKPPHIEVYETAEEEDRNGKPSAWAVPKGCFMASVADKSRFTNVKQFIAPEASDGVSLQLGNTKDFIISFDLKFLTNGSVSVVLETTEKGQLFTVHYVSNTQLIAFKERDIYYGIGPRTSWSTVTRDLVTDLRKGVGLSNTKAVKPTKIMPRKVVRLIAKGKGFLDNITISTTAHMAAFFAASDWLVRNQDEKGGWPIMVTRKLGEGFKSLEPGWYSAMAQGQAISTLVRAYLLTKDQVFLSSALRATAPYKFPSEQRGVKAVFMNKHDWYEEYPTTPSSFVLNGFMYSLIGLYDLKETAGDTLGKEAASLYERGMESLKAMLPLYDTGSGTIYDLRHFMLGVAPNLARWDYHTTHINQLQLLSTVDDAPVFREFARRWKSYLKGGRAKHN